The genomic DNA GGCTTTCTCAAAAGCAGGAGAGCGACTGGTAGGGGCGACAGCCAAACGGCAGGCGGTGACCAATCCTGAAAATACCGTTTTTTCGATAAAGCGATTCATGGGGCGGCATCACAGTGAAGTGCAGGCGGAGGAGAAGATTGTTCCCTATAAGGTTTCGGAAGATGAAAAGGGTGAAGTGGTGGTAGTGATCGGCGACCAGAAATACGCCCCGCCGCAAATTTCCGCGATGATTCTTCAGGCTCTCAAGAAGACGGCCGAGGATTATCTGGGGACGGAGGTGACGCAGGCGGTCATTACGGTTCCGGCGTATTTCAATGATTCGCAGCGTCAGGCCACCAAAGATGCCGGGCGTATCGCGGGGCTGGAAGTTTTGCGTATCATCAACGAGCCGACCGCGGCTTCGCTGGCCTATGGATTGAATAAGAAGAAAAACGAGAAGATTGCGGTTTATGATCTGGGGGGCGGCACGTTTGATATTTCAATACTGGAATTGGGGGATGGCGTTTTTGAGGTTCGCTCGACCAACGGCGACACGCATCTTGGCGGTGATGATTTTGATCAACGGATAATCGACTGGATGGCCGATGAGTTCAAGAAGTCACAGGGGATAGACCTGCGGCGGGATCGGATGGCTCTTCAGAGACTGAAAGAAGCGGCCGAGAAGGCCAAATGCGAGCTATCGACGACTATGCAGACCAATATCAATCTGCCGTTTATTACGGCCGACCAGACCGGTCCCCGTCATCTCGATTTGACCCTGACCCGGGCCAAATTGGAACAGTTGACAGATGATTTGCTTCAGCGGACGATCGGGCCGTGCAAACGGGCGATCGAGGACGCCAAGTTGACACCAGCTGAAATCGATGAGGTTATTCTTGTCGGCGGGCAGACGAGAATGCCCAAGGTGCAGCAGATCGTGCGCGACTTATTCGGAAAAGAACCGCACAAGGGTGTAAATCCCGATGAGGTTGTGGCAATTGGAGCGGCGATTCAGGCGGGGGTGCTTTCGGGCGAGATGAAAGATGTGGTTCTGCTTGATGTCACGCCGCTGTCGCTCGGCATTGAAACGCTCGGCGGCGTCCTGACTCGGCTCATCGAACGCAACACAACCATCCCGACCAGAAAGAGCCAGATATTTTCCACGGCGGCCGATAACCAGACGGCGGTAAGTATTCATGTGCTCCAGGGGGAGCGCCAGATGGCGATCGATAACCGCACTCTGGGAAGATTCGACCTGGTCGGTATTCCTTCGGCGCCGCGCGGCATGCCCCAGATTGAGGTTTCTTTTGATATTGATGCCAACGGTATTGTTCATGTTTCGGCCAAAGACCTTGGCACCGGCAAATAGCAATCGATCAGGATTCAGGTTTCCTCGGGGCTGTCGGATCAGGAAATCCAAAAGATGGTCAAAGACGCCGAACTTCACGCCGAGGAGGACAAGAAGAAAGAGGCGGTCATACGGGCGCGAAATGAAGCGGATCAGATGATTTACACGACCGAAAAGACACTCAAGGAATATGGTGACAAAGTTTCCGAGGAGGAGAGAAAACTGATCAATGAGAAGATGGAAAAACTGCGCGGCTCTCTTTCATCGGAATCGGCGGAAGTTATTAATCAGGCCAAGGAAGAGCTGATGACGGCCTCACATAAGCTGGCCGAAGAGATATATCGCCAGGCTTCGGCCGCCCAGACGGCGCAGGGGGCGGGGGCGGGACAGGCAGCCGGGGCCGACGGCGGTGGGGCGCCAAAGGGAGACGGCGCGGTTGACGCCGACTTTGAGGTCGTGGATGACGACAAGAACAAATAAGAGATCATACCCGGATTGCGGGTGACTGCTTGCAGACAGACTGATGGAAAAAAAAGACTACTACGAGGTGCTGGGTGTTTCCAGATCATCCTCGGAGGATGAGATAAAATCGGCCTATCGCAAACTGGCGATGAAGTTTCATCCCGACAAGAATCCCGGTGACAAGAGCGCCGAGGAGAAATTCAAAGAGGCAACCGAAGCGTACGAGGTACTGAAAGACGCGCAGAAGCGCCATACTTACGACCAGTTCGGTCACGCCGGTCTTTCGGGCGGCTGTTTTGGCGGCGGGTATGATTTCGGCGGTTTTGATTTGAGTGATGCTCTGCGAGCGTTCATGCGCGATTTTGGAGGTTTCGGCCTCGGATTCGAGGATTTTTTCGGCGGCGGCCGTCAGGAAAGGTACAATCGGGGCGAAGATCTTCGGGCGCGAGTCTCTCTGACGATGGAGGAGATAGCCGCCGGGGTCGAAAAGACGATCAAGCTCAAGCGGTATGAGGAATGCGAAGAATGCGGCGGCTCGAGAGTCGCACCCGGCTCGTCGAGAAAAACCTGCCCGGAATGCCGCGGCTCGGGTCAGGTGAGAACCGTTTCCCGCACCTTTCTCGGCACCATACAGCAGGTGCGGACCTGTAACAGTTGCCGGGGAGAGGGTGAAATAATTACCACTCCCTGTCTGAAATGCAGCGGCGAAGGGCGCATCAATGGTTCGGCAACAGTCAAGGTAAAAGTGCCTCCGGGGGTTTCCTCGGGGAATTACATGTCTCTGGAGAATCAGGGTAATGCCGCCCGCGGGAGTGGGCCGCGCGGGAGCTTGATAGTGATTTTCGAGGAGCAGGAGCATAGTATTTTCTCCCGGCAGGGGGAAAATATTATTTGCCAGATGCCAATATCTTTCACGGTGGCGGCTCTCGGGGGAGAAATATCGGTTCCGACGCTGAACGGCGATCACCGTCTTAAAATTCCCTCGGGAACGCAGAGCGGGCGGGTATTTCGTCTCAAGGGAAAGGGTATCCCGCGACTCAATTCTCACGGGTCGGGAGATGAGTTAGTGCAGGTGATGGTCTGGACGCCGACCGATTTGAATGCCGAGGATAAGCGGTTGCTCGAGGCGTTGGGACGCTCGTTATCATTTGCCCCACCCCAAGCGGATAAATCATTTGTTGAAAAATTGAAGGAATCATTGGGCTTCTGATATGGCCGCCGATGCGAAAATGACGGAACGGTATTTTGAGGCCGTAATCAACATTCCCCGTGATATGCAGGAGCCGGTTTGTAATTATATCATAGAAAATATTTCCGGCGGGATCGTGCTGGAGGAGGAAGATGACTCCGATGAGGTTGGAATAAGGTTCTATGTGCCGGAGGAAAAGGGGGAGCATTTCCGGAATCAATTGTCCGACTACCTGAATGTCATCAACACTCGGACAATAACAAAACCCGAAAATATTCGAACCAAATTGATTGCCAATATTGAATGGGAGCAGGCTTATAAAGATTCGATCCGACCGGTTGTCATAGACAATGTTGTCGTCAGACCCCCCTGGATTGTTTCGCCATACAAGGACAAGATGGAGCTAATAATAGAGCCGAAGATGGCCTTCGGGACAGGGAGTCATGAGACGACCAAGCTCTGTATCAGGGAAATTCAGAAATATTTTCGGGCGGGGCAGACGCTTTTTGACCTTGGCTGTGGTTCCGGGATTCTATCCATATTGGCGGCCAAAATGGGAGCATCGGCGGTCAAGGGGGTCGATGTTGATTTAATCGCCGTGCAGAATTCCAGGGAAAATATCTCCATTAACCGGGTGGAAGACAGAATCAATATCGAGTTCGGCTCGATTGAGAAGGCTGAAGAAGGAACGCGATACGATTTTCTGGTCGCCAATTTGATAAAGAGTTCCATTCTGGAATTATATGGCCGGTTGGAGGCAATTGTGAAGCCGGGCGGAATTCTGCTCTTATCGGGGCTGCTTATTCAGGACAGGGAGGCGATGGATGAGCTTCTGACGGGGTGTCAGGTTTCCCGGCGGGAGATCAATCAGGACGGACAGTGGCTGTCTTACACTATCTGGAAAAAATGATTCCCACTTATTATACGTTACCTGAGAATATCGGGGAGGCGGAGCTGACCATTCTTGGCGAGGAGGCTCATCATATCAGCCGGGTAATGCGCTTGAAGCGCGGGGAAGCGGTTATTGTGGTGGATGGAATGGGTAACGGATATAAATCCGAGATTATGGAAATTTCGGCGCGGGAGGTGACCTGCAGCATATATTCGCGGATCCGCAATTTTGGCGAGCCGCTGCATCGGGTGACATTGTCGGCAGGGCTTTCCACCGGAGTGAAATTTGATGACGTTATACAGCGCGCAACCGAATTGGGGGTGACGCGGTTTATACCGCTGGTGACGGAAAAATCGAAAGTACGCATTGATGAGGAAATGAAGGGGCAAAAGAAGCTTGACCGGTGGCGGAAGGTGGCCATCGCTTCAATCAAGCAATGCGGGCGCTCGCTGATACCGGCAATTGAGCCACTTATTGAATTTGAGAGAATATTTACCGATTACGCCGATTTGGGCCATAAGCTTCTTCTTGATCCTGGGGGGAACCGACGCATAGAGAATCTATCGTTCGGTTCCGAGGAGAGGGACATTTCTCTTTTGATTGGCCCGGAATCCGGTTTTACGCGGAGCGAAGTGGAGTCGGCCAGGGAGAAGGGGGCCGAGATTATCACGCTGGGGGGGCGTATCCTTCGCACTGAAAATGCCGGGCCGACGGCGGTGGCCCTTCTTATGAATCTTCTGGGGGAATTCAGGTAGCCGGCCGGTCTGCCGATATTATGATTGATGGCAGAATTATTTTTATATCTCTGGATAGCCGGGATAGGACTGATAATCGGTTCATTTCTTAATGTCCTGATCTACCGGATCCCAAGGCATATCGGTTTCGGGATGAGTCGCTCGTTTTGCCCCTCCTGCAAGGAGAAGATCAGCTTTTACGATAATATTCCGCTTTTGAGCTATCTTATTCTCGGCGGAAAGTGCCGCCATTGCCGGGCAAAAATATCTTTTCGTTATCCGCTGGTGGAATTCCTGAATGGTTTGGGGTACTTACTATTTTTCTGGCATTTTGGACCGGCCATCAATCTTGTGGTATATTCCGTTTTGACTTCCATATTGATAGCGATCTTCTTTATCGATATTGAATTTCAGATCATTCCCGATATGCTGACTATCTCGGGCATGGCTCTGGGGCTGATAGCCTCATTGCTTCCGGGGGGAACAGGCATAATATCGGCCTCAATCGGGCTGGCGGCCGGCGGCGGTGCTCTCTATCTGATGGCGCTTCTCGGCGACTGGCTTTTTAAGAAGGAAAGCATGGGCGGAGGGGATATCAAGATGTCGGCGATGCTGGGAGCATTTCTGGGGTGGCAGAAGATAATTTTCATCTTTTTTGCCAGCGCCGCTATCGGGTTGCTTATCTCTATGATAGTGATGCTGTTTTCGCGCCGGGTGCGCTCCACCCGGGTGATACCGTTTGGCCCCTTTCTGGCCATTGCGGCCATAATTGCCATAATTTATGGCGATACGTTTATTGATTTTTATCTCCGGCACTTTTTCCGTCTTTGATGCTCGGTATCAGGTGGGTCGTCTCAATCTCGCTTTGTTACGGTCGATAACTCTAATGAGATTATGAATATCAAATCAAATGGTTTCCGCTTTGAAATCAGCCTTGGACTGGCGCTGATTATACTGGTGTTGGTGGTTTTGAATTTTGCCTCACATTATGCCCTTTTTCGGGCGACCAAATCGCTGGAAGCTATGGTCAGGGATGAATTATCCGAGGCGGCGGTGGTCATGGTGAACAATATCTATCATTACGAAACGCCCGACCTTCCCGACAGCGCCCGCAATCTGATTAAGGGCGAATATGAGTTGGACTCATTGGGGATAGTATCGCTCAATTATGCGCGGGTCATGGGTATTCAAGCCGGAGAAGCGCCCGATTCAGTCATTCTGAGACTTGACCGTAATATTACCGCCGGAGATTTGAGGCCGCTTCTTCGCAACCAGACCGTCTTCCGTCATAAAGAGGGGGATGCCCGATGTCTTCTGCTTTTTCCCATGGAATATATCGGCTCCAAATATTTCATAGCGGTCAGCAAAGAGAGTCCTCTGCTTGGCTCGATGGAAAACGCGGGTCGCATCCTGATATTTTTCGGTATTCTGGGGGTGGTCATTATAATCTATGTCTCGGGCAAATTCGTGCATTTCATCACGCGGCCGTTCAATCGTCTGAGAGAAAAGGCGGTGGCATCGGGCCGCCTGGATAAAGAAGCCGGAGATGAAATGACGCAGCTGATCCGGTCCTACGAGAAGATGATAGATGATTTGCGGGTCAAGGAGCAGCAACTGGTGGCACTGAATGATATGGTTTTGAGGCGGGCGGAGGACCTGGAGGTTTATAATAATTATATTCTCGGCTCAATTAATACCGGGATAATCACGTTCAACAGCGAGCGGAGAGTTGCAACTATCAATCGCGCGGCAGTCACTATTCTGAATCTTCAAGCGGATAATTACGGGGATGCAGCCTGCACCGAGCTGCTGGCGGATTTCTCCTCGATACTGGGTCTGGTGGAGGATTTCTATGCCACCGGTAAACCTATCATAAACTCCGGTGTAGAGATTCTTGGAGAAGGGCGGCGGCGGAAGCTTTCGGTCTCGCTTTCGCCATTAGGCGACAGCCAGGGCACGAATATAGGTCTTTCGATTCTATTCAATGACCAGACCGATTTCATGATGATACAGGAGGAACTGGAATTGAATAGGCGGATGGCTTCATTGGGTGAGATGTCGGGCGGGCTGGCGCATCAGTTGCGCAATGCCACGGCGGCGATTGTCGGATTCGCCCGGCTGATTGACAGGAAAACCGATGCAGAGAGTCCGCTTAAAGAAAATGTCCGGTCGATATTGAAGGAGGCTATGGAGACCTCGGCGCTGGTCGGCCATTTTCTTGATTTCGCCCGGCCGCTTGACCTGAGCGCCGAGGAATTTCGGCCTGTCGAATTGATGAAAAGTGTGGTCAATTCAGCCAAAATAAAATATGACAAGGCTCGAATAGAATTGGATTGTGATGAAGATCGCGAATTGGCCATTTGCGGGGATCAGCTTTTGTTGAAGCAGGCACTGGGGAATATAGTCGACAACGCCTGCCGGGCGGTGGCTGAATCAGACGGAATGGTGAGGGTTACTGCCCGACCGAATGTCACTATGCTCGAGATAACAATTGCAGACAACGGCCCGGGGATCCCCGATACCTATCGAGATAAGATATTTACTCCTTTTTTTTCCGGGACGCCGTCGGGGTCAGGTCTGGGCTTGCCTCTGGCGCGCAAGATAATAACACTTCACGGAGGGCAGATCACCTTTGAGTCTCATCCGGGCCGAGGAACCGCCTTCAAAGTCATTCTTCCTCTTAAGGGAATAGTCGAAGTGTTGGCCTCCAAAAGGGAAATCGCGGCGCAGGCCTGATAAATCTGTTGCCTCTTTGGGGCTGATTCCCTATATTCCCGCCTGAAATTTTATGGAGGTAGAATGATTTCTCCTAATGAATTTAGGAAGGGTGCGAAACTGATGTTTGAGGGTGCCCCGTATGTCATTGTCGATTTTCAGCACGTGAAAATGGGGCGCGGCCGGCCGCATGTGAAGGCGAAAATGAAACATCTGATTACCGGGCAGATAATCGAAAAATCGTTTCTGACGACGGAAAATTTCGACCAGCCGGATCTGCAAGTGAGAACGATGCAGTATATGTATGTGCAGGGCGATGAATATGCTTTCATGGATACGCAGACTTATGATCAGATAGCAATCGATGCCGGGCATCTGGGCGACGCCAAGTGGTATCTGATGGAAAGTCATGAGTATGATGTTCTCTTTTTCGAGGGAAAGCCGCTCTCGCTTGAATTGCCGGCATCGGTCGTTTTGGTGGTGACCGAATCGGAACCGGCGGTCAAGGGAGACTCGGTGTCGAATATCATGAAACCAGCCACGGTCGAGACCGGGCTGCAAATAAAAGTTCCTCTTTTTGTCAAGGAAGGGGACAAAGTGAGGGTTGACACCCGCACCAATGAATATTTAGAGAGAGCCAACTAAAATCAGCGCCTTGGGGAAAGTTCTAGGAGTAGATGAATCTGGGAAGGGGGATTTTTTTGGTCCTCTGGTAATTGCCGGGGTTCTGGCCAACAGCGCCGAGGCCGAGGCGCTGGTCAAGGCGGGGGTCAGAGATTCCAAAAGGGTTTCCGACAAAAAGGCGCTGGAATTGAGCCGCTGGATATCCACCCATTTTGTACATTCGATTGTCACCATAGGTCCCGAGAAATATAATCAGCTTTACAGCCGGATAAGAAATCTCAACAAGCTTCTGGCCTGGGGGCACAGCCGCGTCATCGAGAACATCGCCGAGGGGAATGAGATTGAACTGGTGATATCGGACAAGTTCGGGAGGGCCGATTTTATCGAGAAGGCACTGTTGGAGAAGGGGCGAAAGCTGAAGGTCAAGCAGGAGGTTCGCGCCGAATCGATTGCGCAGGTGGCGGCGGCTTCAATACTGGCGCGGGCGGCTTTTGTCCAGAATATGGAGAAACTTTCCGGTCTTTATGGCATGGAAATTCCCAAGGGAGCCGGAGCGCCTGTGGATAAAGCGGCCGCGGCACTGATAGCACGTTATGGGAAAGAGGCCCTTGATAAAATAGCCAAGGTTCATTTCAAGAACTATCTGAAAGCCATCGGCTGAGTCTGTTTATTTCATTTTCCGGAATCCATTAATCACGCTCGAAATAGTTGGGGTTTTACAAGACATAAAAAGGGCCGGTCGTTACCTATAGAAGGTGAAAAAGGAAAGGTCAGACTATGAAATTTCTCCGACAATTTCGCCGCTGGGAAATGATTCCGGCGTGGCGTTGATTACATATCGAACCAGGCCTACACCCGGCGCATACCAGTAATAATTGGTGAATCCGTTCGACTGATTTTCGACGCGGATACAATTTTGATATGAATTGCCGTTATCGAGATATATTTCTTCAAGGGCGGAGATAATGAAATAGTTGGCGCCGATGGTCGGGAAGCTTTTGGTGGCGATCAGTCTGCCGGTATTCGCGTCATCCGTCCTGGCGCCATCGCCGCTATCGCTGGAATCGCCTGTTTTGCCGTCGTCGTTGCCGGTCAGGATGTCGAGGAGATTATCCTAGCCCTGGTTAACGTCCACGGGTGTAAATCGCAGCCATGATCGGCCAACCGTCAGGGGCGCTTCCAGCACTTTTTCGGGGCGGCTCCTTCGCCGTCAAAATAGTATAGACTATTTCCCTCCACATAAAAGAAACCGGTATCCATGAATTGGGGGTAATGGACATTCTTCTGTGTCCAGTGGAAACTGTTTTTGCCATCGATCAGCACCGGCGCACCGACGGTGTGGCGGTTGCGGGATATGGTGTTGCTCCAGTTATTGATAACAGTGAAGATCACATTTTTACCCGCTGTCAGCGGGAAGTACTGTCCGAGAGAGGGCTCCGCAT from Candidatus Zixiibacteriota bacterium includes the following:
- the dnaJ gene encoding molecular chaperone DnaJ, encoding MEKKDYYEVLGVSRSSSEDEIKSAYRKLAMKFHPDKNPGDKSAEEKFKEATEAYEVLKDAQKRHTYDQFGHAGLSGGCFGGGYDFGGFDLSDALRAFMRDFGGFGLGFEDFFGGGRQERYNRGEDLRARVSLTMEEIAAGVEKTIKLKRYEECEECGGSRVAPGSSRKTCPECRGSGQVRTVSRTFLGTIQQVRTCNSCRGEGEIITTPCLKCSGEGRINGSATVKVKVPPGVSSGNYMSLENQGNAARGSGPRGSLIVIFEEQEHSIFSRQGENIICQMPISFTVAALGGEISVPTLNGDHRLKIPSGTQSGRVFRLKGKGIPRLNSHGSGDELVQVMVWTPTDLNAEDKRLLEALGRSLSFAPPQADKSFVEKLKESLGF
- a CDS encoding 50S ribosomal protein L11 methyltransferase — encoded protein: MAADAKMTERYFEAVINIPRDMQEPVCNYIIENISGGIVLEEEDDSDEVGIRFYVPEEKGEHFRNQLSDYLNVINTRTITKPENIRTKLIANIEWEQAYKDSIRPVVIDNVVVRPPWIVSPYKDKMELIIEPKMAFGTGSHETTKLCIREIQKYFRAGQTLFDLGCGSGILSILAAKMGASAVKGVDVDLIAVQNSRENISINRVEDRINIEFGSIEKAEEGTRYDFLVANLIKSSILELYGRLEAIVKPGGILLLSGLLIQDREAMDELLTGCQVSRREINQDGQWLSYTIWKK
- a CDS encoding 16S rRNA (uracil(1498)-N(3))-methyltransferase, with translation MAVLHYLEKMIPTYYTLPENIGEAELTILGEEAHHISRVMRLKRGEAVIVVDGMGNGYKSEIMEISAREVTCSIYSRIRNFGEPLHRVTLSAGLSTGVKFDDVIQRATELGVTRFIPLVTEKSKVRIDEEMKGQKKLDRWRKVAIASIKQCGRSLIPAIEPLIEFERIFTDYADLGHKLLLDPGGNRRIENLSFGSEERDISLLIGPESGFTRSEVESAREKGAEIITLGGRILRTENAGPTAVALLMNLLGEFR
- a CDS encoding prepilin peptidase, with the translated sequence MAELFLYLWIAGIGLIIGSFLNVLIYRIPRHIGFGMSRSFCPSCKEKISFYDNIPLLSYLILGGKCRHCRAKISFRYPLVEFLNGLGYLLFFWHFGPAINLVVYSVLTSILIAIFFIDIEFQIIPDMLTISGMALGLIASLLPGGTGIISASIGLAAGGGALYLMALLGDWLFKKESMGGGDIKMSAMLGAFLGWQKIIFIFFASAAIGLLISMIVMLFSRRVRSTRVIPFGPFLAIAAIIAIIYGDTFIDFYLRHFFRL
- a CDS encoding ATP-binding protein; this encodes MNIKSNGFRFEISLGLALIILVLVVLNFASHYALFRATKSLEAMVRDELSEAAVVMVNNIYHYETPDLPDSARNLIKGEYELDSLGIVSLNYARVMGIQAGEAPDSVILRLDRNITAGDLRPLLRNQTVFRHKEGDARCLLLFPMEYIGSKYFIAVSKESPLLGSMENAGRILIFFGILGVVIIIYVSGKFVHFITRPFNRLREKAVASGRLDKEAGDEMTQLIRSYEKMIDDLRVKEQQLVALNDMVLRRAEDLEVYNNYILGSINTGIITFNSERRVATINRAAVTILNLQADNYGDAACTELLADFSSILGLVEDFYATGKPIINSGVEILGEGRRRKLSVSLSPLGDSQGTNIGLSILFNDQTDFMMIQEELELNRRMASLGEMSGGLAHQLRNATAAIVGFARLIDRKTDAESPLKENVRSILKEAMETSALVGHFLDFARPLDLSAEEFRPVELMKSVVNSAKIKYDKARIELDCDEDRELAICGDQLLLKQALGNIVDNACRAVAESDGMVRVTARPNVTMLEITIADNGPGIPDTYRDKIFTPFFSGTPSGSGLGLPLARKIITLHGGQITFESHPGRGTAFKVILPLKGIVEVLASKREIAAQA
- the efp gene encoding elongation factor P, which translates into the protein MISPNEFRKGAKLMFEGAPYVIVDFQHVKMGRGRPHVKAKMKHLITGQIIEKSFLTTENFDQPDLQVRTMQYMYVQGDEYAFMDTQTYDQIAIDAGHLGDAKWYLMESHEYDVLFFEGKPLSLELPASVVLVVTESEPAVKGDSVSNIMKPATVETGLQIKVPLFVKEGDKVRVDTRTNEYLERAN
- the rnhC gene encoding ribonuclease HIII, whose protein sequence is MGKVLGVDESGKGDFFGPLVIAGVLANSAEAEALVKAGVRDSKRVSDKKALELSRWISTHFVHSIVTIGPEKYNQLYSRIRNLNKLLAWGHSRVIENIAEGNEIELVISDKFGRADFIEKALLEKGRKLKVKQEVRAESIAQVAAASILARAAFVQNMEKLSGLYGMEIPKGAGAPVDKAAAALIARYGKEALDKIAKVHFKNYLKAIG